A single region of the Salmo salar chromosome ssa16, Ssal_v3.1, whole genome shotgun sequence genome encodes:
- the LOC106573231 gene encoding Wilms tumor protein homolog A isoform X1 — translation MGSDVRDLNALLPPVPALPGGNGNCTLPVSSAPQWGPVLDFHTGTPYSSLAPHPFIKQEPSWSSGDPHEDPHCGLSAFTVHFSGQFTGTGACRYGAFGAPPPPSQPPPSQPRMFSNAPYLTNCMDTQPPSRNQGYSAFDGTTNYGHTPTHHSSQFPNHSFKHEDSLAQQTSMGEQQYPVPPPVYGCHTPSDSCAGSQALLLRNPYNSLATGYESDPSNPMVYSCSTQYRIHTHGVFRGIQDVRRVPGIAPAIVRSETSEKRPFMCTYPGCNKRYFKLSHLQMHSRKHTGEKPYQCDFTDCGRRFSRSDQLKRHQRRHTGVKPFQCETCQRKFSRSDHLKTHTRTHTGKTSEKPFNCRWPNCQKKFARSDELVRHHNMHQRNLTKLQLAI, via the exons ATGGGCTCAGATGTGCGTGATCTCAATGCCCTGCTGCCCCCGGTGCCAGCCTTGCCAGGGGGGAACGGGAACTGTACCCTGCCCGTCAGCAGTGCTCCTCAGTGGGGCCCCGTACTGGACTTCCACACTGGCACCCCCTACAGCTCGCTGGCCCCCCACCCCTTCATCAAGCAGGAGCCCAGCTGGAGCTCTGGGGACCCCCATGAGGACCCCCACTGCGGCCTGAGCGCCTTCACTGTGCACTTCTCCGGCCAGTTCACTGGCACAGGGGCCTGCAGGTACGGGGCCTTCGGGGCCCCCCCTCCACCCAGCCAGCCCCCACCAAGCCAGCCAAGGATGTTCAGCAACGCACCCTACCTGACCAACTGTATGGACACCCAGCCCCCCTCCAGGAACCAGG GTTACAGTGCTTTCGATGGTACCACTAATTACGGTCACACTCCCACACACCACTCCTCCCAGTTCCCCAACCACTCCTTTAAACATGAAGACTCCCTCGCTCAGCAGACCAGTATGG GTGAGCAGCAGTATCCTGTCCCTCCACCCGTGTATGGATGTCACACCCCATCAGACAGCTGTGCAGGCAGCCAAGCCCTACTGCTAAGGAACCCTTACAACAG CCTTGCTACGGGCTATGAGAGTGACCCCAGCAATCCCATGGTCTATAGCTGCAGCACCCAGTACCGCATCCACACCCATGGAGTATTCAGAGGCATACAG GATGTCCGACGGGTGCCAGGTATCGCCCCTGCCATTGTTCGCTCAGAGACCAGTGAGAAGAGGCCGTTCATGTGCACATATCCTGGCTGCAACAAACGGTACTTCAAGCTGTCCCACCTGCAGATGCACAGCAGAAAACACACAG GTGAGAAGCCCTACCAGTGTGACTTCACCGACTGTGGACGAAGGTTCTCCAGGTCAGACCAGCTGAAGAGACACCAGCGAAGGCACACAg ggGTTAAACCGTTCCAGTGCGAGACGTGTCAGAGAAAGTTCTCACGGTCTGACCACCTTAAGACCCACACCCGGACTCATACAGGTAAAACAA GTGAGAAGCCATTCAACTGCAGATGGCCCAACTGTCAGAAGAAGTTTGCCAGGTCCGATGAGCTGGTTCGTCACCACAACATGCACCAGAGGAACCTGACCAAGCTCCAGCTGGCCATCTGA
- the LOC106573231 gene encoding Wilms tumor protein homolog isoform X2 encodes MGSDVRDLNALLPPVPALPGGNGNCTLPVSSAPQWGPVLDFHTGTPYSSLAPHPFIKQEPSWSSGDPHEDPHCGLSAFTVHFSGQFTGTGACRYGAFGAPPPPSQPPPSQPRMFSNAPYLTNCMDTQPPSRNQGYSAFDGTTNYGHTPTHHSSQFPNHSFKHEDSLAQQTSMGEQQYPVPPPVYGCHTPSDSCAGSQALLLRNPYNSLATGYESDPSNPMVYSCSTQYRIHTHGVFRGIQDVRRVPGIAPAIVRSETSEKRPFMCTYPGCNKRYFKLSHLQMHSRKHTGEKPYQCDFTDCGRRFSRSDQLKRHQRRHTGVKPFQCETCQRKFSRSDHLKTHTRTHTGEKPFNCRWPNCQKKFARSDELVRHHNMHQRNLTKLQLAI; translated from the exons ATGGGCTCAGATGTGCGTGATCTCAATGCCCTGCTGCCCCCGGTGCCAGCCTTGCCAGGGGGGAACGGGAACTGTACCCTGCCCGTCAGCAGTGCTCCTCAGTGGGGCCCCGTACTGGACTTCCACACTGGCACCCCCTACAGCTCGCTGGCCCCCCACCCCTTCATCAAGCAGGAGCCCAGCTGGAGCTCTGGGGACCCCCATGAGGACCCCCACTGCGGCCTGAGCGCCTTCACTGTGCACTTCTCCGGCCAGTTCACTGGCACAGGGGCCTGCAGGTACGGGGCCTTCGGGGCCCCCCCTCCACCCAGCCAGCCCCCACCAAGCCAGCCAAGGATGTTCAGCAACGCACCCTACCTGACCAACTGTATGGACACCCAGCCCCCCTCCAGGAACCAGG GTTACAGTGCTTTCGATGGTACCACTAATTACGGTCACACTCCCACACACCACTCCTCCCAGTTCCCCAACCACTCCTTTAAACATGAAGACTCCCTCGCTCAGCAGACCAGTATGG GTGAGCAGCAGTATCCTGTCCCTCCACCCGTGTATGGATGTCACACCCCATCAGACAGCTGTGCAGGCAGCCAAGCCCTACTGCTAAGGAACCCTTACAACAG CCTTGCTACGGGCTATGAGAGTGACCCCAGCAATCCCATGGTCTATAGCTGCAGCACCCAGTACCGCATCCACACCCATGGAGTATTCAGAGGCATACAG GATGTCCGACGGGTGCCAGGTATCGCCCCTGCCATTGTTCGCTCAGAGACCAGTGAGAAGAGGCCGTTCATGTGCACATATCCTGGCTGCAACAAACGGTACTTCAAGCTGTCCCACCTGCAGATGCACAGCAGAAAACACACAG GTGAGAAGCCCTACCAGTGTGACTTCACCGACTGTGGACGAAGGTTCTCCAGGTCAGACCAGCTGAAGAGACACCAGCGAAGGCACACAg ggGTTAAACCGTTCCAGTGCGAGACGTGTCAGAGAAAGTTCTCACGGTCTGACCACCTTAAGACCCACACCCGGACTCATACAG GTGAGAAGCCATTCAACTGCAGATGGCCCAACTGTCAGAAGAAGTTTGCCAGGTCCGATGAGCTGGTTCGTCACCACAACATGCACCAGAGGAACCTGACCAAGCTCCAGCTGGCCATCTGA
- the LOC106573231 gene encoding Wilms tumor protein homolog isoform X3, giving the protein MGSDVRDLNALLPPVPALPGGNGNCTLPVSSAPQWGPVLDFHTGTPYSSLAPHPFIKQEPSWSSGDPHEDPHCGLSAFTVHFSGQFTGTGACRYGAFGAPPPPSQPPPSQPRMFSNAPYLTNCMDTQPPSRNQGYSAFDGTTNYGHTPTHHSSQFPNHSFKHEDSLAQQTSMGEQQYPVPPPVYGCHTPSDSCAGSQALLLRNPYNSGDHLYQMASQLECTACNPVNTLASTIKSLATGYESDPSNPMVYSCSTQYRIHTHGVFRGIQDVRRVPGIAPAIVRSETSEKRPFMCTYPGCNKRYFKLSHLQMHSRKHTGEKPYQCDFTDCGRRFSRSDQLKRHQRRHTGVKPFQCETCQRKFSRSDHLKTHTRTHTGKTSEKPFNCRWPNCQKKFARSDELVRHHNMHQRNLTKLQLAI; this is encoded by the exons ATGGGCTCAGATGTGCGTGATCTCAATGCCCTGCTGCCCCCGGTGCCAGCCTTGCCAGGGGGGAACGGGAACTGTACCCTGCCCGTCAGCAGTGCTCCTCAGTGGGGCCCCGTACTGGACTTCCACACTGGCACCCCCTACAGCTCGCTGGCCCCCCACCCCTTCATCAAGCAGGAGCCCAGCTGGAGCTCTGGGGACCCCCATGAGGACCCCCACTGCGGCCTGAGCGCCTTCACTGTGCACTTCTCCGGCCAGTTCACTGGCACAGGGGCCTGCAGGTACGGGGCCTTCGGGGCCCCCCCTCCACCCAGCCAGCCCCCACCAAGCCAGCCAAGGATGTTCAGCAACGCACCCTACCTGACCAACTGTATGGACACCCAGCCCCCCTCCAGGAACCAGG GTTACAGTGCTTTCGATGGTACCACTAATTACGGTCACACTCCCACACACCACTCCTCCCAGTTCCCCAACCACTCCTTTAAACATGAAGACTCCCTCGCTCAGCAGACCAGTATGG GTGAGCAGCAGTATCCTGTCCCTCCACCCGTGTATGGATGTCACACCCCATCAGACAGCTGTGCAGGCAGCCAAGCCCTACTGCTAAGGAACCCTTACAACAG CGGTGATCATTTATATCAAATGGCATCTCAGCTGGAATGTACGGCATGCAACCCTGTTAACACGCTGGCTTCCACCATTAAGAG CCTTGCTACGGGCTATGAGAGTGACCCCAGCAATCCCATGGTCTATAGCTGCAGCACCCAGTACCGCATCCACACCCATGGAGTATTCAGAGGCATACAG GATGTCCGACGGGTGCCAGGTATCGCCCCTGCCATTGTTCGCTCAGAGACCAGTGAGAAGAGGCCGTTCATGTGCACATATCCTGGCTGCAACAAACGGTACTTCAAGCTGTCCCACCTGCAGATGCACAGCAGAAAACACACAG GTGAGAAGCCCTACCAGTGTGACTTCACCGACTGTGGACGAAGGTTCTCCAGGTCAGACCAGCTGAAGAGACACCAGCGAAGGCACACAg ggGTTAAACCGTTCCAGTGCGAGACGTGTCAGAGAAAGTTCTCACGGTCTGACCACCTTAAGACCCACACCCGGACTCATACAGGTAAAACAA GTGAGAAGCCATTCAACTGCAGATGGCCCAACTGTCAGAAGAAGTTTGCCAGGTCCGATGAGCTGGTTCGTCACCACAACATGCACCAGAGGAACCTGACCAAGCTCCAGCTGGCCATCTGA